The following proteins are co-located in the Podarcis raffonei isolate rPodRaf1 chromosome 5, rPodRaf1.pri, whole genome shotgun sequence genome:
- the UBTD1 gene encoding ubiquitin domain-containing protein 1 isoform X1, translated as MGSCVGRQHRERPTTPGHPRKRAGRNEPLKKDRPKWKSDYPMTDGQLRSKRDEFWDTAPAFEGRKEIWDALKAAAYAVEANDHGLAQAIIDGAGVTLPHGSLTECYDELGNRYQLPVYCLAPPVNLIMERSEEEGVEPPEPTPNTRREFPLKVRLSTGKDLRLSASMTDTIGQLKKQLYAQEGLEPAWQRWFFSGKLLTDRSRLQETKIQKDFVIQVIINQPPAPRN; from the exons gTCGCAATGAACCTTTGAAGAAAGACCGTCCCAAGTGGAAGAGCGACTACCCCATGACCGATGGGCAGCTGCGGAGCAAACGGGACGAGTTCTGGGACACGGCACCGGCCTTCGAGGGCCGGAAGGAGATCTGGGATGCGCTCAAGGCTGCTGCCTATGCAGTGGAGGCGAATGACCACGGGCTAGCGCAGGCCATTATTGACGGTGCTGGAGTGACCTTGCCCCACG GCTCCCTCACGGAGTGCTATGACGAACTGGGTAACCGCTACCAGCTTCCAGTCTACTGCCTGGCCCCCCCTGTCAACCTGATCATGGAGCGGAGCGAGGAGGAGGGCGTGGAGCCCCCCGAGCCAACGCCCAACACCCGGCGCGAATTCCCCCTCAAAGTCCGCCTCTCCACGGGCAAGGACCTGCGCCTGAGCGCCAGCATGACAGACACTATCGGGCAGCTGAAGAAGCAGCTGTACGCCCAGGAAGGACTGGAGCCCGCCTGGCAGCGCTGGTTTTTCTCGGGCAAGCTCCTGACGGACAGGAGCCGCCTGCAGGAGACCAAGATCCAGAAGGACTTTGTCATCCAAGTCATCATCAACCAGCCGCCTGCACCGAGGAACTGA
- the UBTD1 gene encoding ubiquitin domain-containing protein 1 isoform X2: protein MTDGQLRSKRDEFWDTAPAFEGRKEIWDALKAAAYAVEANDHGLAQAIIDGAGVTLPHGSLTECYDELGNRYQLPVYCLAPPVNLIMERSEEEGVEPPEPTPNTRREFPLKVRLSTGKDLRLSASMTDTIGQLKKQLYAQEGLEPAWQRWFFSGKLLTDRSRLQETKIQKDFVIQVIINQPPAPRN, encoded by the exons ATGACCGATGGGCAGCTGCGGAGCAAACGGGACGAGTTCTGGGACACGGCACCGGCCTTCGAGGGCCGGAAGGAGATCTGGGATGCGCTCAAGGCTGCTGCCTATGCAGTGGAGGCGAATGACCACGGGCTAGCGCAGGCCATTATTGACGGTGCTGGAGTGACCTTGCCCCACG GCTCCCTCACGGAGTGCTATGACGAACTGGGTAACCGCTACCAGCTTCCAGTCTACTGCCTGGCCCCCCCTGTCAACCTGATCATGGAGCGGAGCGAGGAGGAGGGCGTGGAGCCCCCCGAGCCAACGCCCAACACCCGGCGCGAATTCCCCCTCAAAGTCCGCCTCTCCACGGGCAAGGACCTGCGCCTGAGCGCCAGCATGACAGACACTATCGGGCAGCTGAAGAAGCAGCTGTACGCCCAGGAAGGACTGGAGCCCGCCTGGCAGCGCTGGTTTTTCTCGGGCAAGCTCCTGACGGACAGGAGCCGCCTGCAGGAGACCAAGATCCAGAAGGACTTTGTCATCCAAGTCATCATCAACCAGCCGCCTGCACCGAGGAACTGA
- the ANKRD2 gene encoding ankyrin repeat domain-containing protein 2 isoform X1 translates to MAEKTAVDQGVKWATDLIEQKLAQEEEEEQKHRSCPAAEPPVVARLDTPLLEDEKKHGPLNKGLEGLKGQERVRKSSVDLRREIIQVGGTQYLFELRKKPKKKKEEKKPEPEPEEITGPVTEEDFLKAAVQGKVHVVDKFLADGGSPNACDEFRRTALHRASLEGYVEIAEKLLAHGATVDFRDRLDSTAMHWACRGGHLDVVKLLQEKGSNLNVKDKLLSTPLHVATRTGMAEIVEHLINNGVDVNSRDREGDSALHDAVRLNRYKIIKMLILHGADMMAKNLAGKTPTDLVQLWQADTREVLEKREPEATELPA, encoded by the exons ATGGCAGAGAAGACGGCTGTGGACCAGGGGGTAAAATGGGCAACAGACCTGATTGAACAGAAGCtggcacaggaggaggaggaagaacag AAACACCGTTCCTGCCCCGCTGCAGAACCACCAGTCGTGGCCCGGCTAGATACCCCACTTCTGGAGGATGAGAAGAAGCACGGGCCTCTCAACAAAGGCCTTGAGGGGCTTAAG GGCCAGGAAAGGGTGCGGAAGAGCTCCGTGGACCTGAGACGAGagatcatccaagttggtggcacaCAATACCTCTTCGAGTTGCGCAAAAAGcctaagaagaaaaaagaggagaAGAAACCAGAGCCTGAGCCAGAGGAGATt ACGGGCCCTGTGACGGAAGAGGACTTCTTGAAAGCAGCTGTGCAAGGCAAGGTGCATGTGGTGGACAAGTTCCTGGCAGACGGGGGATCCCCAAACGCCTGCGATGAG TTCCGCAGGACAGCATTGCACCGTGCCTCACTTGAGGGGTACGTGGAGATTGCAGAGAAGCTTTTGGCCCATGGAGCCACTGTCGACTTCAGAGATCGA CTGGACTCCACAGCCATGCACTGGGCCTGCCGAGGAGGGCATCTGGACGTGGtgaagctgctgcaggagaaaGGATCCAATCTCAATGTCAAGGACAAG CTTCTCAGCACCCCACTGCATGTGGCCACCCGTACTGGCATGGCGGAGATTGTGGAGCACCTGATAAACAATGGGGTGGATGTCAATTCCCGTGACCGG GAGGGAGACAGTGCCCTGCACGATGCTGTGCGCCTCAATCGCTACAAGATCATTAAGATGCTGATTCTGCATGGGGCAGACATGATGGCCAAAAATCTG GCTGGGAAGACACCCACCGACCTGGTGCAGCTGTGGCAGGCAGACACGCGGGAAGTGCTGGAGAAGCGAGAGCCCGAGGCAACAGAGTTGCCAGCATGA
- the ANKRD2 gene encoding ankyrin repeat domain-containing protein 2 isoform X2 — protein sequence MAEKTAVDQGVKWATDLIEQKLAQEEEEEQKHRSCPAAEPPVVARLDTPLLEDEKKHGPLNKGLEGLKGQERVRKSSVDLRREIIQVGGTQYLFELRKKPKKKKEEKKPEPEPEEITGPVTEEDFLKAAVQGKVHVVDKFLADGGSPNACDEFRRTALHRASLEGYVEIAEKLLAHGATVDFRDRLDSTAMHWACRGGHLDVVKLLQEKGSNLNVKDKEGDSALHDAVRLNRYKIIKMLILHGADMMAKNLAGKTPTDLVQLWQADTREVLEKREPEATELPA from the exons ATGGCAGAGAAGACGGCTGTGGACCAGGGGGTAAAATGGGCAACAGACCTGATTGAACAGAAGCtggcacaggaggaggaggaagaacag AAACACCGTTCCTGCCCCGCTGCAGAACCACCAGTCGTGGCCCGGCTAGATACCCCACTTCTGGAGGATGAGAAGAAGCACGGGCCTCTCAACAAAGGCCTTGAGGGGCTTAAG GGCCAGGAAAGGGTGCGGAAGAGCTCCGTGGACCTGAGACGAGagatcatccaagttggtggcacaCAATACCTCTTCGAGTTGCGCAAAAAGcctaagaagaaaaaagaggagaAGAAACCAGAGCCTGAGCCAGAGGAGATt ACGGGCCCTGTGACGGAAGAGGACTTCTTGAAAGCAGCTGTGCAAGGCAAGGTGCATGTGGTGGACAAGTTCCTGGCAGACGGGGGATCCCCAAACGCCTGCGATGAG TTCCGCAGGACAGCATTGCACCGTGCCTCACTTGAGGGGTACGTGGAGATTGCAGAGAAGCTTTTGGCCCATGGAGCCACTGTCGACTTCAGAGATCGA CTGGACTCCACAGCCATGCACTGGGCCTGCCGAGGAGGGCATCTGGACGTGGtgaagctgctgcaggagaaaGGATCCAATCTCAATGTCAAGGACAAG GAGGGAGACAGTGCCCTGCACGATGCTGTGCGCCTCAATCGCTACAAGATCATTAAGATGCTGATTCTGCATGGGGCAGACATGATGGCCAAAAATCTG GCTGGGAAGACACCCACCGACCTGGTGCAGCTGTGGCAGGCAGACACGCGGGAAGTGCTGGAGAAGCGAGAGCCCGAGGCAACAGAGTTGCCAGCATGA
- the HOGA1 gene encoding 4-hydroxy-2-oxoglutarate aldolase, mitochondrial isoform X2, with translation MVRVAVAARLLRLQWQKGPGLRPAAIGAGSAPRRFAAGASTATPPRRLDLRGIYPPLATPFTSHGEVDYSRLEENLRLYSGIPFRGFVVQGSNGEFPYLTQEERLEVVRRVRQAMPKDKLLLAGTGCESTRGTIEMTAQMADKGADAALVVTPCYFRGSMTSAALIHHYKQITRLGLLVHKTQHEDFQVLAGSAGFLLASYIVGASGGICALANVLGSPVCQLEQLCCAGSWDEARALQHRLIEPNIAVTSKFGVPGLKQAMEWFGLNGGFCRSPLLPLSEAQVRELRQDFTSNGWL, from the exons ATGGTGCGGGTGGCTGTAGCTGCGCGGCTCCTGCGCCTGCAGTGGCAGAAAGGCCCTGGCCTGCGCCCCGCGGCGATTGGGGCGGGCAGCGCGCCCAGGAGGTTTGCCGCGGGGGCCTCGACAGCGACACCCCCCCGGCGCCTCGACCTGCGGGGCATCTACCCGCCCCTGGCCACCCCGTTCACCTCGCATGGAGAGGTGGATTACAGCCGGCTGGAGGAGAACCTGCGCCTCTACTCCGGGATTCCCTTCCGAG gtTTTGTGGTGCAGGGTTCCAATGGGGAATTTCCCTACCTGACTCAAGAAGAACGCCTGGAAGTGGTGAGACGGGTGCGCCAAGCTATGCCCAAGGATAAGCtcctgctggctgggactggatGTGAAT CAACTCGGGGCACCATTGAGATGACAGCACAAATGGCTGATAAAGGCGCAGATGCTGCCCTCGTGGTGACGCCTTGCTACTTCCGGGGAAGTATGACCAGTGCAGCCTTGATTCATCATTACAAACAG ATCACCCGCCTTGGACTGCTTGTCCACAAGACCCAGCATGAGGACTTCCAGGTATTGGCAGGATCAGCTGGTTTTCTGCTGGCGAGTTACATTGTAG GTGCTTCTGGAGGGATTTGTGCCCTTGCCAACGTGCTTGGCTCTCCAGTCTGTCAGCTTGAGCAACTGTGCTGTGCTGGAAGCTGGGATGAGGCCCGTGCACTGCAGCACCGACTCATTGAGCCTAACATTGCG GTAACAAGCAAGTTTGGAGTCCCAGGCCTGAAACAGGCCATGGAATGGTTTGGTTTAAATGGGGGCTTCTGTCGCTCTCCGTTGCTCCCGCTAAGTGAGGCACAAGTGAGGGAGCTGCGCCAGGATTTCACCTCCAACGGATGGCTCTGA
- the HOGA1 gene encoding 4-hydroxy-2-oxoglutarate aldolase, mitochondrial isoform X1 translates to MVRVAVAARLLRLQWQKGPGLRPAAIGAGSAPRRFAAGASTATPPRRLDLRGIYPPLATPFTSHGEVDYSRLEENLRLYSGIPFRGFVVQGSNGEFPYLTQEERLEVVRRVRQAMPKDKLLLAGTGCESTRGTIEMTAQMADKGADAALVVTPCYFRGSMTSAALIHHYKQVAEASPIPVILYSVPANTNLELPTNVVLSLAQHPNIVGIKDSGGNITRLGLLVHKTQHEDFQVLAGSAGFLLASYIVGASGGICALANVLGSPVCQLEQLCCAGSWDEARALQHRLIEPNIAVTSKFGVPGLKQAMEWFGLNGGFCRSPLLPLSEAQVRELRQDFTSNGWL, encoded by the exons ATGGTGCGGGTGGCTGTAGCTGCGCGGCTCCTGCGCCTGCAGTGGCAGAAAGGCCCTGGCCTGCGCCCCGCGGCGATTGGGGCGGGCAGCGCGCCCAGGAGGTTTGCCGCGGGGGCCTCGACAGCGACACCCCCCCGGCGCCTCGACCTGCGGGGCATCTACCCGCCCCTGGCCACCCCGTTCACCTCGCATGGAGAGGTGGATTACAGCCGGCTGGAGGAGAACCTGCGCCTCTACTCCGGGATTCCCTTCCGAG gtTTTGTGGTGCAGGGTTCCAATGGGGAATTTCCCTACCTGACTCAAGAAGAACGCCTGGAAGTGGTGAGACGGGTGCGCCAAGCTATGCCCAAGGATAAGCtcctgctggctgggactggatGTGAAT CAACTCGGGGCACCATTGAGATGACAGCACAAATGGCTGATAAAGGCGCAGATGCTGCCCTCGTGGTGACGCCTTGCTACTTCCGGGGAAGTATGACCAGTGCAGCCTTGATTCATCATTACAAACAG GTAGCTGAAGCATCTCCAATCCCTGTGATACTCTACAGCGTCCCAGCCAATACGAATCTGGAGCTGCCCACCAATGTGGTGCTCAGCCTAGCACAGCACCCCAACATTGTGGGGATCAAGGACAGTGGTGGCAAT ATCACCCGCCTTGGACTGCTTGTCCACAAGACCCAGCATGAGGACTTCCAGGTATTGGCAGGATCAGCTGGTTTTCTGCTGGCGAGTTACATTGTAG GTGCTTCTGGAGGGATTTGTGCCCTTGCCAACGTGCTTGGCTCTCCAGTCTGTCAGCTTGAGCAACTGTGCTGTGCTGGAAGCTGGGATGAGGCCCGTGCACTGCAGCACCGACTCATTGAGCCTAACATTGCG GTAACAAGCAAGTTTGGAGTCCCAGGCCTGAAACAGGCCATGGAATGGTTTGGTTTAAATGGGGGCTTCTGTCGCTCTCCGTTGCTCCCGCTAAGTGAGGCACAAGTGAGGGAGCTGCGCCAGGATTTCACCTCCAACGGATGGCTCTGA
- the MORN4 gene encoding MORN repeat-containing protein 4, with protein sequence MTLTKGSFTYSSGEEYCGEWKEGRRHGVGQLTFADGSIYLGHFENGLFNGCGVLTFADGSRYEGEFVQGKFNGVGVFTRYDNMTFEGEFKGGRVDGFGLLTFPDGSHGIPRNEGFFENNKLLRREKCQAVVQRAQSASKLAHGLTA encoded by the exons ATGACCTTGACCAAGGGCTCCTTCACCTACTCCAGCGGGGAGGAATATTGTGGGGAGTGGAAGGAAG GGCGCCGGCATGGTGTTGGGCAGTTGACATTTGCTGATGGCAGCATTTACCTGGGACACTTTGAGAATGGTCTCTTCAATGGCTGTGGGGTGCTCACTTTTGCAGATGGCTCCAG GTACGAAGGGGAGTTTGTACAGGGAAAATTCAACGGCGTTGGAGTCTTCACACGGTATGACAACATGACCTTTGAGGGAGAATTCAAGGGTGGACGTGTTGATGGCTTTG gGCTTCTGACTTTTCCTGATGGCTCTCACGGAATCCCCCGCAATGAAGGCTTCTTTGAGAACAACAAACTCTTGCGACGGGAGAAGTGCCAGGCAGTGGTCCAGCGCGCTCAGAGTGCCTCTAAATTGGCGCATGGCCTCACAGCATGA